In a single window of the Lebetimonas sp. JH292 genome:
- the greA gene encoding transcription elongation factor GreA — MKEPMTKYGFEKLAKELDYLKTIARPEVAKEIDAARELGDLKENAEYHAAKEKQSHIERRIAELSDILSRAVVVDPKEHAHNRVAFGSTVYLTDLDSDEEVKYTIVGGPESNPEKGLISYNSPLAKALIGKEVGDEVEVNLPGGVKAYEIDKICYEDICFN, encoded by the coding sequence ATGAAAGAACCTATGACCAAATACGGTTTTGAAAAATTAGCAAAAGAACTTGATTATTTAAAAACAATTGCAAGACCGGAAGTCGCAAAAGAAATTGATGCGGCAAGAGAGCTTGGGGATTTGAAAGAAAATGCGGAATATCATGCGGCAAAAGAAAAACAGTCCCATATTGAAAGAAGAATAGCAGAACTGAGTGATATTTTAAGCAGGGCTGTGGTAGTGGATCCTAAAGAGCATGCTCACAACAGGGTGGCATTTGGAAGCACTGTTTATTTAACAGATTTGGACAGTGATGAAGAGGTTAAATATACAATTGTTGGAGGGCCTGAATCAAACCCTGAAAAAGGATTAATTTCTTATAATTCTCCACTTGCAAAAGCTTTAATCGGAAAAGAAGTAGGGGATGAGGTTGAAGTTAATCTGCCAGGAGGCGTTAAAGCATATGAAATCGATAAAATATGTTATGAAGATATCTGCTTTAATTAA
- a CDS encoding DUF354 domain-containing protein: MPVFRELAKKIDKNKILVVHPVYKNKINEIYGDVSDFKIVFDTHEALLKSDFAYICSGTATLEAAIIGTPFVLMYKAREIEYLIAKMFVKLNYVGLANIIFEKENLGEFHKEYLQKFDINELLKDYKTSNLEEFQKKSKKLRELLKYGSSKRVVELLTE; the protein is encoded by the coding sequence ATGCCGGTTTTTAGAGAACTTGCGAAAAAAATTGATAAAAACAAAATTTTGGTGGTTCATCCTGTATATAAAAACAAAATTAATGAAATTTACGGCGATGTCAGTGATTTTAAAATAGTATTCGATACCCACGAAGCCCTTTTAAAAAGTGATTTTGCATATATCTGCTCAGGGACTGCAACCCTTGAAGCGGCAATAATTGGAACTCCTTTTGTTTTAATGTATAAAGCAAGGGAGATTGAATATTTAATTGCAAAAATGTTTGTTAAACTAAATTATGTAGGTTTAGCAAATATTATTTTTGAAAAAGAGAATTTAGGGGAGTTTCATAAAGAATATCTTCAAAAATTTGATATTAATGAGCTTTTGAAAGATTATAAAACAAGCAATTTAGAAGAATTTCAAAAAAAATCGAAAAAATTAAGGGAACTTTTGAAATATGGCAGTTCTAAGAGAGTTGTTGAATTATTAACTGAATAA